The region TCTTATCCGTGCCCGTGGCTGGGGTCTGGCACAGCGCTTCGTGGCTGGAGAGAATATTCCCAGTGCCCTGAAGGCAGTCAAGGAACTTCAGGCCGAAGGTATCCTGAGTAACCTCGACCTGTTGGGTGAGTTCATCGAGTCACCAGAGCAGTGCAACCAGTTTGCACAGAATGTTCTGGATCTGCTTGATGCCGCCAATGCTGAAGGCATCGTCCCGTACGTGAGCATCAAACTTTCCAGCGTGGGCCAGGGCAAGACGGTCGGCGGCGAGGATCTGGGCCTGACCAATGCACGGCGTATCGTCGGCAAGGCCAGACAGTACGGCGGTTTCGTCTGCCTGGATATGGAAGACCACCCCCGGGTCGACCAGACGCTGGCCCAGTTTCGTCAGCTGGTGGGCGAGTTCGGCGGCGAGCATGTCGGCACGGTTCTGCAGAGCTACCTGTTCCGCACCGAGGCAGACCGTGACAGCCTCGACGACCTGCGCCCCAACCTGCGCATCGTCAAGGGAGCCTACCTGGAGCCCGAGACAGTCGCCTTCAAGGACAAGGCCGACGTGGACGCTGCGTACCGCCGCCTCGTCTACGCTCATCTCAAGGCCGGCAATTACACCAACGTGGCCACGCACGACGAGAGCATCATCAATGACGTCAAGCATTTCGTGCTTGCCCACGGCATTTCCAGAGACGCCTTTGAATTCCAGATGCTATACGGCATTCGCCGGGACCTTCAGAAGTCCCTGGCGCAGGAAGGCTACCGCGTGCGCGCCTACATTCCCTACGGCCGCGACTGGTACGCGTACTTCAGCCGCCGCATCGCCGAAACGCCGCGCAACGCCATGTTCGTTGTCCGGGGCATGCTCAAAGGCTGACCAGCGGCCTTTTCCTCTGTTGTTTTTGCGTCCCCACCCCTCAGGAGTCACCCCATGATCAAAGTTCAGGATTACCGCCCCCAGCCCTTCGTCGATTTCACCAAAGAAGAGAATGTCCAGGCGTATCAGGCGGCACTGAAGAAAGTACGCGCCGAGCTGCTGGGCAAGAATTA is a window of Deinococcus deserti VCD115 DNA encoding:
- a CDS encoding proline dehydrogenase family protein; protein product: MIDQLYRKAVLTVAERKSVENLIRARGWGLAQRFVAGENIPSALKAVKELQAEGILSNLDLLGEFIESPEQCNQFAQNVLDLLDAANAEGIVPYVSIKLSSVGQGKTVGGEDLGLTNARRIVGKARQYGGFVCLDMEDHPRVDQTLAQFRQLVGEFGGEHVGTVLQSYLFRTEADRDSLDDLRPNLRIVKGAYLEPETVAFKDKADVDAAYRRLVYAHLKAGNYTNVATHDESIINDVKHFVLAHGISRDAFEFQMLYGIRRDLQKSLAQEGYRVRAYIPYGRDWYAYFSRRIAETPRNAMFVVRGMLKG